The sequence GGAAATCTCTTGGTGCGGTGCCAATGTCCACCCTCGGTTATGAAAAAAAATTCATCTGGGCTTTCCAGGTCAAAGAAGAGGAAAAATTTATGGAGGAGCTGCTTGCCGGCCAGCCAGAGCCTCCAAAATACTTCGCACAGATGAAGAAGCAGAACAAGGAAGGCCCTGAACTGCTCCGCCGCGAAGAAACCCCTAGAGTATCACTGGCAGAGGCGGAGAATTCAGCGGTCGTTGACACCCGTCCGGCCGGGGAGTTCGCCGAGCGACATCCAGAAGGAACCATCAATATCCCATACAATAAATCCTTTACTAACTGGGCTGGCTGGCTATTGAACTATGATGAGGATATCATGTTGATTGCTGATCCAAAGGAACTGCCAGATGTGAAAAAATCACTGCAATCAATCGGATTAGACCAGGTAACAGGCTATGTTGATCCGAAAGAGCTCAGCGGAAAATTGGAAGAATACAAGTCGGTAACCGCAAGTGAAGCAAAAGAACTGATGGAAGACGATAACTACTTCGTCATTGACGTCCGAAACGAGAGTGAATGGAACAGCGGCCATATTCCAGGGGCCCATCACCTTATGCTAGGGAACCTGACCGATAACCTTGAAAAAGTGCCTAAAGACAAGAAAATCATCGCACATTGCCAGTCAGGCGCCCGCTCCGCAATCGGAACAAGCCTGCTTCTGAAACGTGGCTTTAAAAATGTCCTTAATCTTGAAGGCGGCTTCTCCGCATGGGAAAAAGAAGGCCTCCCTGTAAAAAAAGATTAAAACCCGTGCCAGCTCGGTTGTTAAGCTGGCTTTCTGTATTTTATTAAACGGAATGAGTTCAAAACATGAACAAACTATGACCAAACGATTAAATCTTCTGTCCAAGAGGGTGAAACGATTGATTCTTACCTCGTTGCGCTATAATTTAGATGTAACAGATAATGTATAACGATAATGATTTACTTAAGTTCATAAGAAGGAATTATTGTCACGTCAATTGCTTTAATCTACGGATAAAAAAGAAGCAGCAAGGATTATCGTCACACAAATGCCTTTAATAAAAGGATAAAGAAGGAGCAGCTGAGGTTATCGGCACGTAAACGACTTTAATATACGGATAAAGAAGGATCTGCGAAGATTAAGGTCACATAAAGCAGGGACAACGAAGTTCAATGTCATATTAATTGATACAGAAGAAATTGAGGGGGTTGCCGTGAAGATATTAGTGATTGAGGATAATGAAAGTGTCTGCGCGATGATTGAGATGTTCTTTTTAAAAGAGGGCATTGATGGCAGGTTTGTGAATGATGGACTCAAAGGTTATGAGGCTTTTAAAAGTGAGCAATGGGACCTGCTGATAGTGGACTGGATGCTGCCGGGGATGGATGGAGTCAGCTTATGCAGGAAGATCAGGCAGGAGGACAGTGATGTGCCGATCATTATGCTGACTGCCAAGGACAGTGAATCGGACCAGGTTCTTGGTTTGGAGATGGGGGCGGATGATTATGTGACGAAGCCCTTCAGCCCGCTTGCTTTGATGGCGAGGATCAAGGCTGTCGCCCGCCGTTATCAAAAACAGAAGCCTGACGAGAACAGCGATATCGGGACAGGGCGCTTGAAGATCAACAAAGAAACCCGTGAAGTGAGCCTGGATGGGAAACCAGTTACAAATTTGACGCCAAAGGAGTTTGACCTGCTTCTATTTTTCGCCCAGCATCCCCGCCAGGTTTTTACAAGAGAGCAGCTTCTCGAGCGGGTGTGGGGTTATCAGTTTTACGGGGATGAACGTACGGTGGATGTTCATATCAAACGTTTAAGAAAAAAGATCGGCACCGCTGAACAGCCATTTTTCCATACTGTCTGGGGAGTTGGCTATAAATTCGATGAATCGGTGGATGGGCATGAAGGTTAAGTATATTTACCAGCAATTCCTGAGCCATATCAGCATCATTATTGTCGCCTTCCTTATCTTGAGCCTGGTTTTCACGCAGTATGTTGAAACACTTGTTTATAAAAACAAGACGGAGGAGCTGATTTCCTACGGTGATAACATTCTCCGTGATCTCGACCGCGGTACGGAAAGGCCGGACCAGGTGATCAATCAATATGCGAGGGTCTTGTTTGGACGTGACATTCAATTCAGTGTGTTCGATGAGAATATCCAGCTGCTGAACCCAATCAGATGGAGAGGGCCAGCTATTGAATTATCGGAGAAAGAGTGGAGCCAGCTAACAAACGGGGAGCCCATTGTGAAAAATTATGACCTAAAACGTTATGACCGTGCTGTAACCCTGGTTGTTCTGCCGTATATAAACCGCGGCAACTTCATTGGCGGCATTCTCCTGACCTCTCCGATCAGCGGGACAAGGGAGATGATTACCGAAATCAATAAGTACTTGTTTTATACGGTGCTGATTGCGCTTGCTGTTTCATTCCTTCTGAGCTGGCTGCTGTCACGCATCCATGTGAACAGGATTAAAAAACTCCAGGAAGCAACCTCGGCCGTTGCAGCCGGGGATTATACGGTGAAAGTTCCTTCTTCTGATTTTGATGAAATCGGAGAATTGGCGAATGATTTCAACGGGATGGTGGACAGGCTGAATGCCTCGAAGTCTGAAATCGAAAGTCTGGAAAACCGGCGCCGCCAATTCATGTCCGATGTGTCCCATGAATTGAGGACACCGCTAACGACCATCAGCGGGATGATTGAGGGACTCAGGAATAATATGATCCCTGAGGCGGAGAAAGAGCGGGGCATCAACCTCGTCAGCCAGGAAACGAAGAGGCTGATCAGGCTGGTCAATGAAAACCTTGATTATGATAAAATCCGCTCCAATCAGGTGCAGCTTCATAAAGAGGAAATCGAGCTGATCGAGGTGCTTGAAATCATTCAGGATCAGTTGGAATTGCAGGCAGAGGAGCGTAATAACCGAATTGAGATTGAATCCGGGGATTCGGCAATTGTCTATGCGGATTATGACCGTCTCGTTCAAATTCTGATCAATATTACGAAAAATAGTATCCAGTTCACTGAAAACGGGACAATCACGTTACGTGGCAGGAAGAGTGGGCAGATGACAGTAATTGAAATTGAGGACACCGGCATTGGCATCGAACCCGCTGAAATCGAAAAAATCTGGCATCGTTTTTACAAAGCCGATATTTCGAGGACGAGCAATCCTTTTGGGGAATTCGGTCTTGGTCTATCCATCGTTAAGCAGCTGGTACAGATGCACGATGGTAAAATTACAGTGGAGAGCGAACAAGGAAAAGGGACAAAATTTGTGATACAACTTCCTTTTCGATAAGATAAAAAAGGAGCTGCGGGCATCGTCCCCGGCTTTTGCTATTTGAAAGGGTGAAGCAACATGGTGCGTTTCGGAGTAGTAGGTACGAATTGGATTACAGAATCATTTATTAGAGGAGCAAGCCACCATCAGGATTTTCAGCTTGTTGCAGTTTACTCACGCACAGAGGAGCGAGCTGCAAAGTTTGCCGGGAAATATGATGTGGATAACATTTTTACAGACCTGGAAGAAATGGCGAAAAGCGATGCAATTGATGCTGTCTATCTCGCCAGTCCTAATTCTTTGCATGCCAGCCAGGCAATTACCTTTATGAAAAATGGGAAGCATGTTCTTTCCGAAAAAGCGATTGCGTCCAACAGCCAGGAACTGGGCGATATGATCAGGACAGCAAAGGATAATCGGGTAGTTTTGATGGAGGCGCTAAAATCAACCCTTATGCCAAACTTTAAGGCAGTCCAGGAGAATCTGGATAAAATCGGTACAGTCAGAAGATACTTTGCAAGCTATTGCCAGTACTCGTCCCGCTACGATAAATATAAAGAAGGTACATTAATGAACGCCTTCAATCCGGAATTTTCAGCAGGTTCCTTAATGGATATCGGGATTTATTGTATCTACCCACTCGTCGTCCTGTTTGGAGAGCCGAAAACGATTCAGGCGAACGGCTATGTACTTGAATCTGGAGTGGATGGAGAAGGCAGCCTTATTTTGAAATACGATGAAATGGATGCTGTCATCATGTTTTCAAAAATCACCGATTCAACACTTCCTTCTGAAATACACGGAGAGAATGGAAACATCAGGATTGATAAAATCAGCACGCCTGAAAAAGTGGAAATCATTTATCGTGATGGCAGAAGTGAAGATTTATCAAGAAAGCAGCTGGCCGATAATATGTTTTATGAGGCAGAGGAATTCATTACACTAATTCAGCAGGGAAAAATGGAATCCGAAAACAACTCGCTTGAAAACTCGAGGATCACGATGAAGATTCTGGATGAGGCCAGGTTGCAAATGGGTGTCAAATTCCCAAGTGATAAATAAAAAGTTAGGCAGGTGCCGTAGCAGCACCTGCCTTGTTTTTTAGTAATTCAGAAACTTTACACAAACCGGATCCGGAATCTTTACATCAGACTGCAACAAAGTTAACTCGCCTGTTTCAGCGTCCCGAGAGTAGAGCGCCACATTGCTGGAATTTTGGTTTGTGGCAATCACGTATTTTTCGCTAGGATCAAGGACAAAGTCCCGTGGCCAATTGCCTTCTGTTGATGTATGTTCAACAAAAGCAAGCTTGAAGCTTTCTGGATCCACCCTGAAAGTAGCGATACTATCATGGCCGCGGTTGGCTGCATAGACGTATCTCCCATCAGAAGAAATATGGATCGCACTTCCCTGGTTGTTTTCAGTAAAATCTGCAGGAAGGGTAGAGATCGCCTGGAGCTGTTCAAAGCTGCCATTTTCCGACTGGTATTTTAAGACAAGAACCTCAGAACTGAATTCGGTCATCAAATAGGCGATTCTGTTGTTTGGATGGAAAACGAGATGTCTTGGACCGCTGCCAGGTTTAATAGGCAATATACTCTTTTCAATCAGCTGGCCGTTGTCGAGAGTGTAGGTAATCAACTGATCGATGCCAAGATCGATCACTGCCGCATATTTCCCGTCTGGGGTGAAACCGGCATAATGGGTATGCGCTTTTTCCTGGCGCTCATCCGGACCGGAGCCTTCATGGACCGCGCTTGAGAGCACCGCTTCAATACTTCCTGTTTCAGCGTTAAGCAGATAAGAATCAGCTGAACCTTTATGGTAATTGGCTGATAAAAGAAGGTTGTTTTCCTTGTTCACGCTTACGTGGCATGGTGAAGCTCCTGCCGCAAGCTGTGAATCAATAAATGATAGCTTTCCGGAATCGAGGATGCTGAAGCCTGCAACACCCCCCGAACCACCTTCTTTAGCGACAGCATAAAGGAAGCGATTATCATTGCTGATCGACAGATAAGTAGGGTTCTCCAGGGCAGCTGCTGGTTCCACATCCATGATTTTTCCATTCACAGCATCGAGGGTGAAAGAATAGATTCCCTCACTGTCACCTTTTGTATAGGTACCGAAATACCCTTTGAATTTTTCATGATTAGCCATTATGAATGCCTCCAATTCGATTCAAATAATCGTATGAATCCTAGTCTAGCAAAAAAATCATAGGAGACAAAATGTTACGTCAATCAAGGGAATGGGTAAAATAAATTTGAGCATTGTGGAATTGTTGGAATGTCAGGTTTCCTGACTAACATCTGGACTTTGAACCTTGGAAGGGATATGCTCTTTTTAAATAGTTTCTCGTGAATTAGGAGGGTTATTATGAGTTTACAAAAACAGATTATCGAGGCTTTAAATGTGAAGCCGCAAATTGATCCCCAGCAGGAAATCAGGAACAGAATCGACTTTTTAAAAGAGTATTTACTTACGGCAAAGGCGAAAGGATTCGTGCTTGGAATCAGCGGCGGCCAGGATTCCACTCTTGGTGGGAGACTTGCCCAGTTGGCTGCAGAGGAATTGCGGTCAGAGGGTAAGGAGGCCAAATTTGTGGCTGTCAGGCTTCCCTATGCTGTGCAAAAGGACGAGGAAGATGCTCAAAAAGCACTGGACTTCATCCAGCCTGACCAAACGATCACTTTCAATATTCAGCCTGCGGTCGATACATTCAATACACAATTTGAAGCAGCGATCGGCGACAAGATGACCGACTTCAATAAAGGGAACGCAAAGGCAAGGATGAGGATGATTACACAGTATGCAATTGCCGGGCAGGAAGGCTTGCTCGTGATTGGGACAGATCACGCTGCCGAGGCAGTAACCGGTTTTTACACAAAATACGGAGATGGCGGAGCTGATTTGCTGCCTTTATCAGGCTTGAACAAGCGACAGGGCAGGGAGCTGCTGAAGGCTTTGAACGCAGAACCGAGATTGTACCTGAAAGAGCCTACTGCCGACCTTCTTGACAATAAGCCGCTTCAGTCAGATGAAACGGAGCTTGGTGTCAGCTATGATGCAATTGATGATTACCTTGAAGGAAAGCAAATTGAAGAAGCAACAGCTGCCAAAATTGAAGGCAGATATCTAGTTTCAGAGCATAAACGGCAGATGCCCGCATCCATGTTCGACTCATGGTGGAAAAAATAATCACAAAAAAAGGCCTGGCTTCCGATTTTCGTTTCAATCAATCAGCCAGGCTTTATTTTTATTCAGTTTGCGCGATTGCGAAGTGTGGCACATCTTCTTTTTCAGTCACCTTGTCAATTTTATCCGTGAACATTTGAAAAACTCGCTTTTTCTCTTCCAGCTCCTTGATATATTCTTTCAGATCATTGAATCTCTCTTCAAACGGCTGATGATACAGTTCCAGAATTTTCCTGTTCAAGTCGGGGTTCACTGTTGACTGGACGACCTGCTTCGTGATGTTGAATTTATATGTATATACTTGTAACTCATTTTTTACTTCTTCATATTCTGCGTCAATCTCTTTTAAAACTTCTTCGATTTCCGCTTTCCATTCATCTAGCGACTTCTTAACATGCTGTTCCATAAGGATCCCCCTGCCATTCGCCTTAATAAAGCTTCTTCCTTTTATTCTAGCAAGCGAATTTTACATAGAGATTGCTGGTATATTACATTGTGAAAACAAACTATTAATAGGAAGGAAGCGGGGAACTTTATTTAATAAAGGTGCTTTTGCTAGAAAACCTGAGTCAGGATTGCCTTCGGATAAAAATCCGTTAAGAACACTCATATTATCTGAACCCGGACTGCCTTCAGAAAGAATATCCATTAAGTCCATTAGTATTGCCTAAACCGGGTTTCTTTTGGACAGAGTACTCATCAAGCCCTTGAGTATTGGCTGAACCTTATTTGCCTTCCAACAACAGACCTATGACGGTAAAGTCTGAGTGTAGACCAAACACGATGTGAAGTCTCGGTTTTACGAGAACTTCACCATCATTTCTTTTGTACGACAAAGCCGGTTCTCGATGCATTGAAAAAGTTATAGGAAAATAGACTCATCTTTGTAATTAATTGGCGAATTTTGTTGAAAGAATAGTACTAAAGTTTTATATTTGAATTAGAACTGAAAAAGGCAAACTTATCGAAAGGTGAGGACGCAAAACTACGAGTCTAAGGCCAACGGGCTATGATCGTCGGGTTGCCATAAAAAGATCGGATGAGAAATAAAGTATAGGTGAATAGTTATGTGTTAACTGTTTTGCCAAATGAAATCCGCCATCTTTTTGGGGGATTCTTTTATTTAACTGTCTTTTTCTCCTTCAAAAAATGGCAAAAGAGATAAATTTCACGTTTGTCGGTTGTGATAGAGGATAAATAATACTTAAGATACTTGACAGGATAAATGAAAGTAATCCTTTTGGCAGGTTTTGTATTTGGTGTAAAGGATTTCAAAAAATGGAATGAAGGGTGGAGGGAACGTGACTGTTTTATTTGGAACGGTAGAATATTTTGAACGGGAAATTGAGTTTCATTTATCTGAAGTTGAAAAAAGAGAGAGATTTCGGGAAGAAATACAGCAAATTCAAATGAAGCTGGAAGAAGAGCTTCGGAATGATTTTATCTGCGACGAAAAGTTAAGGATGGAGTGTCTCGACAATCTATCAAACGCTTGCAATAAGTTAGCTGAGGATTACGTAGTTTGAAAACTACTATAATATGAAAGCCTGTGGTGCGTTCCACAGGCTTTTTTTATTGGTTAAATGTTTTCGATAATTGTTGCTACGCCCATTCCGCCGCCAATGCAAAGGGTGGCCAGCCCGTATTTTTGTTCACGCTTCTTAAGTTCATGAATAAGTGTGACCAGAATTCTTGCTCCGCTCGCGCCAATTGGGTGGCCAAGCGCAATGGCTCCTCCGTTGACATTGACATTCTCCTCACTCATGTCCAGTTCCTTCATGACCGAAAGAGCTTGTGCGGCAAATGCTTCATTTGCCTCTACTAAATCGATATCCGTTAACTCCATGTCTGTTTTCTTAAGGGCTTTCTTTACAGCATTAACTGGTCCAATTCCCATGATGGATGGGTCAACACCTGCGGAAGCATTCGCCTTGATTGTTACTAACGGGGTAATTCCTAGTTCTTTTGCTTTTTTGCCGCTCATGACAACAACTGCAGCGGCACCATCGTTGATTCCAGAAGCATTGGCTGCTGTTACGGTTCCGTCCTTCTTGAATGCAGGCCTTAACTTGCCAATCTTCTCAATAGTGCTGCCGAATTTTGGATGCTCATCCTGATCGACGATGATGGGGTCACCTTTACGCTGCTTTACTTCAACAGGGACAATTTCATCCTTGAAGCGGCCGGAAGTAATCGCTGCTTCAGCCCGATTCTGGCTCTTGACGGCGAAAGTGTCCTGTTCGCTGCGTGAAATTTCATATTTTTCCGCAAGGTTTTCGGCAGTAATGCCCATGTGATAATCATTAAATGCACATACGAGTCCATCGCCAAGCAATGTATCTACTAGCTTTTGGTCGCCCATCTTGAAGCCTTCCCGCGCACCTTTAAGAACGAAAGGTGCCTGGCTCATGTTTTCCATGCCGCCAGCGACGACGATGTCGGCTTCACCTGCGGCAATGGCCTGATATGCCAGGTGAACCGCCTTCAAACCTGATCCGCACAGTTTATTGATCGTCATGGATGGACAGGTTTCAGGGAGCCCAGCTCTCATGGCAGCCTGGCGGGCAGGGTTTTGGCCGAGCCCAGCCTGAAGCACATTCCCCATGATGACTTCGTCTACAACATCAGTGCTTACATTCGCTTTTTCCAGTGCAGACTTAATAGCCGCTGCTCCGAGATCCACTGCTGATACTTTCGAAAAAGCTCCGCCAAATGCTCCGGTCGCCGTTCTTACCGCACTTGCAATAACAATTGTATTTTCCATTTTTTACTACCCCTTCCGAATTGAATTTAAGAAAGGAGGATGTTCTCCTCCTTTGCTGTTGTTATTATTATACTAGTCCAGTTAACTTGTAGACTGCAATAATGAAGAATACAGCCAAAGTTTTAATGATGGTGATGGCGAAAATATCTTTATAAGATTGTTTATGAGTCAATCCAGTAACCGCAAGCAATGTGATGACTGCTCCGTTGTGCGGAAGTGTATCCATGCCGCCGGACGCCATCGAGATGACACGGTGCATAACCTCTGGCGGAATATTGAACTCTGTGATTGCTTTCATATACGTATCTGCCATTGCACTCAAAGCAATTCCCATTCCGCCTGAAGCGGATCCAGTCACACCAGCAAGAGTGGTCGTCGTCACCGCTCCATTAATCAGAGGGTCTGTGAAAGTAGTAGAAATTCCTTTACTAACAACCGAGAAGCCAGGCAGAGAGGAAATGACCCCGCCGAAACCATATTCAGCACCAGTGTTCATCGAGGCAAGCAAAGCACCGCCAATCGCCGTGTTGATCCCAACCTTGAAGCCGCCGGTAACCTTTTTCCAATCATAGAGAAGTGTAGCCAGGATACCAAGGATTAATGCCAGCTCAACGGACCAGATTCCTACTACTCCGGACATTTGGACAGTACCGTAAGATTCTAGGCCGATTTTTGAAAAATCAAAGCCATTAGGATACCATTTTGGCAGATTCACGGTGAAGAACTTGTTGGCAACTCCTACAAGCACCAATGGAACAAAAGCCAAAACAGCCCTTAAGGTGTTTGTTTTAGCTGTCATGTCAATGCTGCTGCCACCTTCCTCCAGTACATCAGCTTCAGCTGCAGCAGCAGATTCGGCGTTATCAAATCCGTAGAATCCTTCACCGCGTCTTGCAGCTTTTTTGCGGAGGGTTTCGAGATAGAGCATACCTAATGCGAATACCAGGATTGCCCCGATGATTCCAAGGGCAGGTGCCGCGTAAATATCAGTGCCAAAAAAGCTTGTCGGAATGACGTTCTGGATCTGTGGCGTTCCTGGGAGCGCATCCATAGTGAAAGTGAACGCACCAAGTGCGATTGTCCCCGGAATAAGTCTTTTCGGAATATTCGCCTCTCTGAATAAGTTTTTAGCAAAAGGATAGATTGCAAAAACGACAACGAAAAGGCTGACACCGCTGTATGTTAAAATGGCGCCCATCAGAACAATTGCCAGGATTGCGCGAGTGCCGCCGACAAGTTTAATGATTGATTTGGCGATTGATTCGGCAATCCCTGACATTTCAACGACCTTTCCGAAAATCGCACCCAGCAAGAATACCGGGAAGTAGTTCTTAATGAATCCAACCATCTTCTCCATGAAGATGTTGCTGAAAAAAGGAAGCACGTGGCTTGGATCCGTCAGCAGCACCGCCAAAAGGGCTGCAATCGGGGCGAAAAGGATAACTGAATACCCTTTATAAGCCGTGAACATCAATAATCCAAGGGCCAAAAGTATAATGAATAGCTCCATTTAGGGAACTCCTTTCTAAAACACAGGTTTTTATTTTGATCAGATTGCCGCAATATTACGAAAGCCAGCAGTCTTTTTATCTTTTAAACCCATCGGCTGATCCATGAATATCCTGCTGTCCATCAATTTCAGGTCTTTGGCGATCAATGGCCTGAAATCCATCAGGGAAAGGATATCTCTTTCTAAGTTGATGCCCGGCGCGATTTCTGTAAGTGTTAATCCCTCAGGCAAAAGTTCAAAGACGGCACGCTCGGTGATATAGATGACCTTTTTGCTATTTTCCCGTGCCACATCACCGCTGAAAGTAATTTGCTCGACTTCTTCAATAAATTTCTTTGCCTTGCCCTCCTGGAGAATTTGCAGTTTCCCACTGCCTGTCTCCACCTTCAGGCCTCCGGCAGTGAACGTTCCGCAAAATGCGATTTGCCTTGCGTTTTGGGTAATATTGATGAATCCGCCGCAACCGGCAATTTTAGGTCCGAACTTTGAAACATTAATATTCCCTTTTGTATCACATTGAGCCAGGCCAAGGAATGCAGCATCAATTCCGCCGCCATCATAATAGTCAAACATGTAAGGCTGGTCAATGATTGCCTCTGGTCCAATCGAGCAGCCAAAGTCGAGTCCGCCAGCTGCAGTGCCGCCAATGGCACCCGGTTCCAGCGTTGGAGTGAACAGGTCATTCATTCCTTCTTCCTGAAGTACATGTGCGATGATTTCAGGCACACCGATACCGTAATTTAATACTTTTATATCTTTGTTTAAAAGCATGGCTGCACGCCGCGCGATCACCTTGCGTTCGTTAAGAGGATATTTTGCAGCTGATTGCTTGTGGACGACATCGCTTCTGTAAAAGTCTTCGTTGTGCTGCGTACCGAATGTTTGCATATGGTTTGCCGGATTCTCAACAACCACCACATAGTCGACCAGTATTCCCGGAATAGCCACAAGCTTAGGGTCGATTGAACCATTTTTGACGATTTTTTCAACCTGGACAATTACTTTGCCGCCGCTGTTGCGCGCATTCATGGCAATGGAGAGGATCTCCAAAGTAAGCGGTTCCTTTTCGAAGCTGATATTGCCATTTTCGTCAGAAACCGAACCCTTCAGCAAAGCGAAATCAAGCTTTTGTGTTTTATAGGCAAGATAAGGTTTACCATCAAAGCTTACTTTTTCAACAATCTCATCTTTTGTTGCATCATTGAGTTTGCCGCCATCAACATCAGGGTCGACAAATGTTCCAAGTCCAACATGCGTAATCGTGCGCGGCTTGCCGGCGGCGCCGTCCCGGAACATTTGTGAAATGACACCCTGTGGCAGGTTATAGGCTTCAATTTTATTATTTACAACAAGCGGCTGGAACTTCGGTGCAAGCCCCATATGTCCGCCAATGATTCTTTTCACAAGTCCTTCGTGAGCATAATGATTCATGCCGCGGTCTATCCCATCACCATTCCCGGCAGCATAAACCAGGGTAAGGTTTTTAGGGGAGTGGTTTTCAAGGAACCTTTTTTCTACTTCAATATAAATCTCTTCGGCAACGCCTACGCCGATAAAACCGCCGAGGCCAACAACTGCGTTATCGGTGAACAGATTCGCTGCTTCCTGTGAGGAAATGATTTTTATAGAAGACATTTTCAACACCTCATTGTCGTATTTCTAGTCCTGTCCAAAATCCCGACTAAAGTCTTAATCCGCCAGTCACTTCAAGGACGTGCCCATTAACATAACTTGACTCATCGCTTGCAAGGAACAATACTGCATTGGCAATTTCCTGCGGCTTGCCAAGACGTCCAAGCGGAGTTTTCTCTCTGATTGGCT comes from Mesobacillus jeotgali and encodes:
- a CDS encoding acyl CoA:acetate/3-ketoacid CoA transferase, which translates into the protein MSSIKIISSQEAANLFTDNAVVGLGGFIGVGVAEEIYIEVEKRFLENHSPKNLTLVYAAGNGDGIDRGMNHYAHEGLVKRIIGGHMGLAPKFQPLVVNNKIEAYNLPQGVISQMFRDGAAGKPRTITHVGLGTFVDPDVDGGKLNDATKDEIVEKVSFDGKPYLAYKTQKLDFALLKGSVSDENGNISFEKEPLTLEILSIAMNARNSGGKVIVQVEKIVKNGSIDPKLVAIPGILVDYVVVVENPANHMQTFGTQHNEDFYRSDVVHKQSAAKYPLNERKVIARRAAMLLNKDIKVLNYGIGVPEIIAHVLQEEGMNDLFTPTLEPGAIGGTAAGGLDFGCSIGPEAIIDQPYMFDYYDGGGIDAAFLGLAQCDTKGNINVSKFGPKIAGCGGFINITQNARQIAFCGTFTAGGLKVETGSGKLQILQEGKAKKFIEEVEQITFSGDVARENSKKVIYITERAVFELLPEGLTLTEIAPGINLERDILSLMDFRPLIAKDLKLMDSRIFMDQPMGLKDKKTAGFRNIAAI